One window of the Zea mays cultivar B73 chromosome 3, Zm-B73-REFERENCE-NAM-5.0, whole genome shotgun sequence genome contains the following:
- the LOC103650605 gene encoding uncharacterized protein: MTTRACLLVALAMALALLLQEHAAGAEAHEQKQQVQRLLRRLNKPPVKTIESPDGDIIDCVHITKQPAFDNPLLKNHTIQMWPSSHPRGGQLNEDYSNTASSITQTWHQNGSRSCPENTIPIRRTMEEDVRRADSPRSYGKKERRPKFTPVDGAGQPTTVTSGHQWAQASAQGGSTYYGTEATFDLWQPVVETASDFSLTQFWVVSGSYQANDLNTIEAGWQVSPNMYGDNSPRLFIYWTRDAYQTTGCYDLKCSGFVQTNNAITFGVTQLSPVSTYGGPQNDITILVWKDPKTGNWWLQVGKDLLGYWPSSLFTNLASSASNIQWGGEVYSPDAGQTSTQMGSGHLPEEGLGKASYIRNIQVVDASNTLLSPSGGLGLFASRPNCYNVLNGAAGNSFGTYIYYGGPGRNPNCQ, from the exons ATGACGACGCGAGCGTGCTTGTTGGTTGCGCTCGCCATGGCTCTCGCGCTGCTCTTACAGGAGCATGCAGCAGGTGCAGAGGCTCACGAACAGAAGCAGCAGGTGCAGAGGCTCCTCAGGCGCCTCAACAAGCCACCTGTCAAAACGATTGAG AGCCCAGATGGAGACATCATAGACTGCGTGCACATCACCAAGCAGCCGGCCTTCGACAACCCTCTTCTAAAGAATCATACAATCCAG aTGTGGCCTTCATCTCACCCACGAGGAGGCCAGCTGAATGAAGACTATTCCAACACTGCATCCAGCATCACCCAAACGTGGCACCAGAATGGCAGCAGGTCGTGTCCTGAGAACACCATACCCATCCGTAGGACCATGGAGGAGGACGTTCGGAGGGCCGACTCACCCAGGAGCTATGGCAAGAAGGAGAGGCGGCCGAAATTCACCCCCGTCGATGGCGCTGGACAGCCAACGACTGTGACCAGTGGCCACCAG TGGGCCCAGGCATCTGCGCAGGGTGGCAGTACGTACTATGGAACCGAGGCGACCTTCGATCTTTGGCAGCCCGTCGTTGAGACGGCCAGTGACTTCAGCTTGACCCAGTTCTGGGTCGTCAGTGGATCCTACCAAGCCAATGACCTCAACACCATTGAAGCAGGATGGCAG GTTTCCCCGAATATGTATGGCGACAACAGCCCTAGACTTTTCATTTACTGGACT CGCGACGCGTATCAGACGACGGGATGCTACGACCTCAAGTGCTCGGGTTTCGTCCAAACAAACAATGCCATCACCTTCGGTGTCACCCAACTGTCCCCGGTCTCCACCTATGGTGGCCCACAGAACGACATCACTATTTTAGTTTGGAAG GATCCAAAGACGGGGAACTGGTGGTTGCAAGTGGGAAAAGATCTTCTGGGCTACTGGCCGTCATCCCTCTTCACCAACCTGGCGAGCAGTGCCTCCAACATCCAGTGGGGCGGCGAGGTATACTCGCCTGACGCGGGCCAAACATCCACACAGATGGGCAGTGGACATCTCCCCGAGGAAGGGCTCGGGAAAGCCAGTTACATCCGGAACATCCAAGTGGTCGATGCGTCCAACACTCTTCTGTCGCCAAGTGGTGGTCTGGGTCTGTTCGCTTCACGACCCAACTGCTATAATGTGCTCAATGGTGCTGCTGGTAACAGCTTTGGCACCTACATCTACTATGGGGGGCCAGGGAGGAACCCTAACTGCCAGTAG